A genomic segment from Peribacillus sp. ACCC06369 encodes:
- a CDS encoding DNA-3-methyladenine glycosylase, which yields MKETLSNDEGMTELRIRAPKEFGFAENLKYLSRSSNECMFEIVDQKIYRALVVDNETLLVEISSMNETELTVRFPGRTAPVKKHVKDTVSQYIRHWFDLETNLLPFYELAKNDPLLQKPVNKFFGLRNMGIPDLFEAIAWGILGQQINLTYAYTLKRRLVEKFGTSVEYEGKRFWLFPTPDVIANLTVEDFLEMRMTVKKCEYLIDVAQLMVRGELTKEKLLNAKDVKVAEKMLTKIRGIGPWTANYVLMRCLRFPAAFPIDDVGLHNSMKLVMETEAKPTKAEILKLSEAWTGWESYATFYLWRLLY from the coding sequence ATGAAAGAGACATTATCAAATGATGAAGGCATGACTGAATTGAGAATTCGTGCACCAAAAGAGTTTGGTTTTGCGGAAAATCTTAAATACTTATCAAGATCCTCAAATGAATGCATGTTCGAAATTGTTGATCAAAAGATTTATCGTGCTCTTGTTGTCGATAACGAGACACTTCTAGTCGAAATCAGTTCAATGAACGAAACGGAGCTGACCGTTCGATTTCCAGGACGAACTGCACCGGTGAAAAAACATGTAAAAGATACTGTTTCCCAATATATTCGTCATTGGTTCGATCTTGAAACGAATCTGCTTCCTTTTTATGAGCTTGCCAAAAATGACCCTTTACTGCAAAAGCCGGTAAACAAATTCTTCGGTTTAAGAAATATGGGCATTCCGGATTTATTTGAAGCCATTGCCTGGGGAATACTTGGACAGCAGATCAATTTGACTTATGCCTATACCTTGAAACGGAGATTGGTAGAGAAATTCGGGACATCCGTTGAATATGAAGGAAAACGATTTTGGCTGTTCCCGACGCCTGATGTGATTGCGAATTTAACGGTAGAAGATTTTTTGGAAATGAGAATGACCGTAAAGAAATGCGAATATTTAATTGACGTGGCACAATTAATGGTACGCGGTGAACTTACAAAAGAAAAGCTGTTGAATGCAAAGGATGTAAAAGTTGCCGAAAAAATGCTGACCAAAATACGCGGAATAGGTCCGTGGACAGCCAATTATGTACTGATGAGGTGTCTACGTTTTCCAGCAGCTTTTCCAATCGATGACGTCGGGCTCCATAATTCCATGAAGCTGGTCATGGAAACGGAAGCAAAACCAACGAAAGCGGAAATCCTGAAACTATCGGAAGCGTGGACCGGTTGGGAATCATATGCGACCTTCTATTTATGGAGACTGTTATATTGA
- a CDS encoding bifunctional transcriptional activator/DNA repair enzyme AdaA, producing MNPKKADIPNDYWKAIMDCDAAYDDQFLYGVKTTGIFCRPSCKSRVPNKENVKIFKNAMMALEDDFRPCKRCKPEGLNLPTEEWVEQIAEWIDTHYSEPLTLNRLADISHGSPYHLQRSFKRVKGISPTEYIQRLRLEKATRLLENSEQPINEIGLAVGFSSTPYFITLFKRRMGNTPSGYRKAYHQN from the coding sequence ATGAATCCGAAAAAGGCAGATATCCCGAATGATTATTGGAAAGCCATTATGGATTGTGATGCCGCATATGATGATCAATTTTTATACGGAGTAAAAACGACCGGCATCTTTTGCAGGCCTTCCTGTAAATCCAGGGTGCCGAATAAGGAAAACGTGAAGATTTTCAAAAATGCCATGATGGCTTTAGAGGATGATTTCCGGCCTTGTAAACGTTGTAAACCCGAAGGACTGAACTTGCCGACAGAAGAATGGGTTGAACAAATAGCCGAATGGATCGACACCCATTACAGCGAACCCCTCACATTGAATAGATTGGCGGATATTTCCCACGGCAGCCCCTATCATTTGCAAAGATCATTTAAGCGTGTGAAGGGGATATCGCCCACAGAATACATTCAACGGCTTCGCCTTGAAAAAGCAACGAGGCTCCTAGAAAACTCCGAACAGCCGATAAATGAAATAGGCTTGGCTGTCGGTTTCTCAAGCACACCCTATTTCATAACGCTATTCAAAAGGAGAATGGGGAATACACCTTCAGGATATCGGAAAGCTTATCACCAAAACTAA
- a CDS encoding methylated-DNA--[protein]-cysteine S-methyltransferase translates to MKNVKQQTIDWAILHYDTWQLYIAKTEKGLCYVGSPGQSHEELKSWIQKRFPMASLVENEKALTPYLKELQEYFEGSRQTFSLPADVTGTPFQQEIWAALNQIPYGKTCSYSDIAQIIQRPAAVRAVGTAIGANPVLITVPCHRVIGKNGAITGYRGGTEMKQYLLQLEAQHREDE, encoded by the coding sequence ATGAAGAATGTTAAACAACAAACCATTGACTGGGCCATATTACATTATGATACGTGGCAATTATATATCGCAAAGACGGAAAAAGGACTGTGCTATGTAGGCTCTCCGGGTCAATCGCATGAAGAACTGAAGTCTTGGATACAAAAACGCTTTCCAATGGCGAGCCTTGTTGAAAATGAAAAAGCACTAACACCCTATCTAAAAGAACTCCAAGAATATTTCGAAGGGAGCAGGCAGACTTTCTCTCTTCCCGCAGATGTAACAGGTACTCCCTTTCAACAAGAAATTTGGGCAGCATTGAATCAAATACCTTATGGAAAAACCTGTTCCTATTCCGATATTGCCCAAATCATCCAAAGACCTGCAGCTGTTCGGGCGGTCGGAACGGCCATTGGTGCCAATCCTGTTCTGATCACGGTGCCATGTCATCGGGTAATCGGAAAAAACGGGGCCATTACCGGTTACCGGGGAGGTACGGAGATGAAACAATATCTACTTCAATTGGAAGCACAACATCGTGAGGATGAATGA
- a CDS encoding DUF2690 domain-containing protein, translating into MIGLSIVMTLSMFIVDFGFGNDQALAETHTYDGKSPNYNSCASTAVTKDKKWIDSNSYVELKFSTVCKTAWAKVTVTRPAVYNHEADARIVRSTDGKAYTCASSGGNGVVNKGQTSCYTPMVYDYDPRKAQAQGIHAIPNSDAYKKAVTIWY; encoded by the coding sequence ATGATAGGTTTATCGATAGTGATGACACTGTCGATGTTCATTGTTGATTTTGGATTTGGAAATGATCAGGCACTGGCAGAAACACACACCTATGATGGTAAAAGCCCTAACTATAATAGTTGTGCAAGTACGGCGGTAACGAAGGATAAAAAATGGATCGATTCCAATTCGTACGTAGAATTGAAATTCAGCACTGTCTGTAAAACCGCCTGGGCAAAAGTGACCGTAACACGCCCCGCTGTATACAACCATGAAGCGGATGCCAGGATCGTCCGAAGTACTGATGGTAAAGCCTATACATGCGCCAGTTCCGGGGGAAATGGTGTTGTGAATAAAGGGCAGACCTCGTGCTATACACCAATGGTATATGATTATGACCCGCGCAAAGCACAGGCGCAAGGGATACATGCGATCCCTAATAGTGATGCATATAAAAAAGCGGTGACCATTTGGTACTAG
- a CDS encoding YjfA family protein, with the protein MKKMVLCISFLVAFLVLFGSLDSFTSKASAETHTYDGKSPYYNSCANSAVTKKSVKIYANGGSANLELKFSTTCKTAWAKITLSRPAKTDGEATALVVRNTDNKQFSCASPGGNGEINKGQTTCYTPMVYDLDPRKAKAVAFWPYTAGETGWY; encoded by the coding sequence ATGAAAAAAATGGTTTTATGCATTTCATTTCTTGTAGCTTTTTTAGTCCTTTTTGGCTCCCTTGATTCATTTACCAGCAAAGCATCAGCAGAAACACACACCTATGATGGAAAAAGTCCTTACTACAATAGTTGTGCGAATAGCGCAGTCACGAAGAAGTCCGTGAAAATTTATGCCAACGGAGGTTCTGCCAATTTGGAGTTGAAATTCAGCACAACTTGCAAAACGGCTTGGGCAAAGATCACTCTAAGCAGACCGGCTAAAACAGATGGGGAGGCAACGGCATTGGTTGTTCGAAATACTGATAATAAACAATTTAGCTGTGCATCTCCTGGAGGAAATGGTGAAATAAATAAAGGTCAAACGACGTGCTATACACCAATGGTATATGATTTAGATCCGCGGAAAGCAAAAGCGGTCGCGTTTTGGCCATATACAGCAGGTGAAACCGGCTGGTATTAA
- a CDS encoding NUDIX domain-containing protein translates to METEMLKIFDSNRIQIGVATREEVHRMGHWHEVFQCWFVSREAGVDYLYLQHRCALKKDYPNLLDITAAGHLLAHETVYDGVREIKEEIGIEISFNELVPLGIIEYHQTKEDFIDKELANVFLYESTHSFDDFTLQPEEVSGMVKVVLNDFEGLWTDAKEKVNIKGFEMNQEGRRMIIDRFVGRDEFVPHEISYYESIIRLIRENLSVEPGAGAAK, encoded by the coding sequence ATGGAAACTGAGATGTTGAAAATATTCGATTCCAATCGCATTCAAATCGGCGTGGCTACGCGTGAGGAAGTACATAGAATGGGACATTGGCATGAGGTTTTCCAGTGTTGGTTCGTTAGTAGGGAAGCCGGGGTGGATTACCTATATCTTCAACATCGCTGTGCGCTGAAAAAAGATTATCCGAATCTATTGGATATTACGGCTGCCGGGCATTTACTGGCTCATGAAACGGTATATGACGGAGTAAGGGAAATAAAAGAAGAAATAGGCATTGAAATTTCCTTTAACGAATTGGTTCCGTTAGGGATTATCGAATACCATCAAACGAAGGAAGATTTCATCGATAAAGAACTGGCTAACGTCTTTCTATATGAAAGTACACATAGCTTCGATGATTTCACCTTGCAGCCAGAAGAGGTTTCCGGGATGGTGAAGGTTGTACTGAATGACTTTGAAGGGCTTTGGACAGATGCGAAGGAAAAAGTGAACATTAAGGGATTTGAAATGAATCAAGAAGGCCGCAGGATGATAATCGATCGATTTGTCGGGCGAGATGAGTTCGTGCCGCATGAGATTTCCTATTATGAAAGCATCATCAGATTGATCAGGGAAAACTTATCGGTGGAGCCAGGTGCTGGCGCCGCTAAATGA
- a CDS encoding transporter suffix domain-containing protein: MGCLIISLLTWIIPVIAPFTPFSTAVKAGVITGAIVFAEVMFWAGALLVGKEVAAKYKGYLNPKNWRKEKG; this comes from the coding sequence ATGGGTTGCCTGATCATTTCCCTTCTCACTTGGATCATTCCTGTAATAGCACCTTTTACGCCTTTTTCGACTGCTGTTAAAGCGGGGGTCATAACAGGTGCGATCGTCTTTGCGGAAGTCATGTTCTGGGCAGGTGCACTTTTGGTTGGGAAAGAAGTGGCTGCTAAATATAAAGGTTATTTAAACCCGAAAAATTGGAGAAAAGAAAAAGGGTGA
- a CDS encoding copper homeostasis protein CutC yields MYIEFIATTIEDALLIEKSGADRIELVSALAEGGLTPSHALIEAVVSSVKIPVNVMVRPHSQSFCYTENDLGIMKKDIQIIRSLGANGVVLGALNEKNEINRPYLEELLTECEGLEITFHRAIDDTYDPVRSAEMLAQYPEITTILTSGGHGDFPSRMKTIQQMKRACGDIAILVGSGLNKDNILSIDSELHTGYYHFGTAVRKNNSIIEGVQLEKASEIVNMLKK; encoded by the coding sequence ATGTATATTGAATTCATTGCCACAACCATAGAAGATGCACTTTTAATCGAAAAATCGGGAGCAGACCGAATCGAGCTTGTCAGTGCTTTAGCCGAGGGGGGATTAACTCCAAGCCACGCCCTGATAGAAGCTGTCGTCAGCTCAGTAAAGATACCAGTCAACGTGATGGTAAGGCCTCATAGCCAGTCATTTTGTTATACTGAAAATGATTTGGGAATTATGAAAAAAGATATCCAAATCATTCGATCACTGGGAGCGAACGGGGTCGTATTGGGTGCATTAAATGAAAAAAATGAAATCAATCGACCATACCTCGAAGAGCTATTGACGGAATGTGAAGGTTTGGAGATTACGTTCCACCGAGCCATCGATGATACGTACGACCCAGTCCGTTCAGCTGAAATGCTAGCTCAATATCCAGAAATCACAACGATTTTGACCTCTGGTGGACACGGGGATTTCCCCAGCCGCATGAAAACCATTCAACAAATGAAAAGAGCCTGCGGCGACATAGCGATATTGGTGGGAAGCGGCTTAAACAAGGATAATATCCTTTCCATCGATTCCGAACTGCATACCGGTTACTATCATTTCGGTACGGCTGTTCGAAAAAATAACAGTATCATTGAAGGCGTTCAATTAGAAAAAGCTAGTGAAATCGTAAACATGCTGAAGAAATAA
- a CDS encoding UPF0715 family protein, with amino-acid sequence METWKLSVKVSELSDVIPYYFFSLVSSCLSLSTVLVIFSEGSNWGLPGIIVFSFYVVIPYLFFAVPVQVLFNKYPNKFNLVYLYLYVFFSLVAVFIYSSVLNFDFSMEVLTTKDYYAMSLSAALIFWFWDSVFLQKKRSAS; translated from the coding sequence ATGGAAACTTGGAAATTGAGTGTAAAGGTATCGGAGCTTAGCGATGTGATTCCTTATTATTTTTTTAGTCTAGTCTCTTCCTGTCTATCGCTTTCTACGGTGTTGGTTATTTTTAGCGAGGGTTCTAATTGGGGGCTGCCTGGCATTATCGTGTTTTCTTTTTATGTGGTTATCCCTTATTTATTTTTTGCTGTTCCGGTACAGGTCCTTTTCAATAAGTATCCTAATAAATTCAATTTAGTTTATTTATACCTTTATGTTTTTTTCTCTTTGGTGGCTGTATTCATTTATAGTTCGGTGTTAAACTTTGACTTCAGCATGGAAGTTTTAACTACAAAGGATTACTATGCAATGAGTCTATCCGCGGCCCTGATTTTTTGGTTTTGGGACTCAGTCTTTTTACAGAAAAAGAGATCTGCATCATAA